A genomic stretch from Chitinophagales bacterium includes:
- a CDS encoding glycosyltransferase, with protein MKADSNEKAKGGAANSRFFRERNKEASMSNKSIEFIYWFAYYNLDSPSVRYRAKYPLEYFKDKLNVSSYLVIPGYSVKRIYLFLRAYFSALFFRKPNSIIVIQRVQSKFIYANLLKILVIFQRQETVYDLDDADYLEHSPDILYFFVKNCEKIAAGSIEISRHLKQFNPNITYVTSPVVDLGIFKKNKNSLFTIGWIGGFAWGHKDSLLKYVFPALKRVSFKFKIVFIGVLKKADINFIYDYFKENSNIEIEIPESINWNAEKEIQDRIVSFDIGIATLSDNPIQISKSGIKAKQYLNNGVPVLSTNLPENNRVIVDGKNGYFCSDFTEFRERIYQFYYMSNNEYKYFSKNARESIKYFDHSNYFHDFEKLKAGNHNF; from the coding sequence ATGAAAGCCGACAGTAATGAAAAAGCAAAAGGAGGAGCAGCTAACAGCCGCTTCTTCAGGGAGAGAAATAAAGAAGCATCGATGAGTAACAAGAGTATAGAGTTTATTTATTGGTTCGCCTACTACAATCTCGACTCTCCCAGTGTACGATACCGCGCAAAATATCCTCTGGAATATTTTAAAGATAAATTAAATGTAAGTTCTTATTTAGTGATACCTGGTTATTCTGTAAAGAGGATTTATCTATTCCTCAGAGCTTATTTTTCAGCTCTTTTTTTCAGAAAGCCGAATTCAATAATAGTTATTCAAAGAGTCCAGTCGAAATTTATCTATGCTAATCTTTTAAAAATCCTGGTGATATTTCAAAGGCAGGAAACGGTATATGATCTTGATGATGCAGATTACCTGGAGCACTCTCCGGATATTTTATACTTTTTCGTAAAAAATTGTGAAAAAATAGCAGCAGGCAGCATAGAAATTTCCCGTCATTTAAAACAGTTTAATCCTAATATTACTTACGTTACTTCCCCGGTAGTCGATTTGGGAATTTTTAAAAAAAATAAAAATTCTCTTTTTACTATAGGATGGATTGGTGGGTTTGCATGGGGCCATAAAGACAGCCTGCTTAAATATGTCTTTCCTGCCTTGAAGCGCGTCTCTTTTAAATTTAAGATAGTTTTTATAGGAGTACTTAAAAAAGCAGATATTAATTTCATTTATGATTATTTTAAAGAAAATTCCAATATTGAAATTGAAATACCTGAGAGCATTAATTGGAATGCCGAAAAAGAGATTCAAGATCGAATTGTTTCTTTCGATATTGGTATTGCCACTTTATCAGATAACCCAATTCAAATATCGAAATCAGGAATTAAGGCAAAGCAATATTTGAATAACGGAGTTCCGGTGTTAAGCACCAACCTTCCGGAAAACAATAGGGTAATTGTAGACGGTAAAAACGGATATTTCTGTTCTGATTTCACTGAATTCAGAGAAAGAATTTATCAGTTTTACTATATGAGCAATAATGAGTATAAATACTTCTCAAAAAACGCGCGGGAATCCATTAAATATTTTGACCACAGTAATTATTTTCACGATTTCGAAAAATTAAAAGCAGGAAACCACAATTTTTAA
- a CDS encoding SRPBCC domain-containing protein, translated as MVTGNTATITVETIVKAPIEKVWKFWTTPEHITKWNSASDDWHTPKAENDLRQGGKFVARMEAKDGSFGFDFGGIYDEIITNHLITFALDDGRKVQINFINNGTGTKVTETFEAENENSIEMQRNGWQAILDNFKKYAETN; from the coding sequence ATGGTAACAGGAAACACTGCAACAATCACGGTGGAAACTATAGTGAAAGCACCTATAGAAAAAGTTTGGAAATTCTGGACTACTCCGGAGCACATCACAAAATGGAATAGCGCCTCAGACGACTGGCATACACCAAAAGCTGAAAATGATTTACGCCAAGGCGGAAAGTTTGTCGCTCGGATGGAGGCCAAAGACGGCAGCTTCGGCTTTGACTTTGGAGGAATTTATGATGAAATCATAACAAATCACCTGATCACTTTCGCCCTGGACGATGGAAGAAAAGTGCAAATCAACTTTATAAATAATGGCACCGGAACAAAGGTGACTGAAACATTTGAAGCAGAAAACGAAAATTCAATTGAAATGCAGCGGAATGGGTGGCAGGCTATTTTAGATAACTTTAAAAAATATGCGGAAACGAATTAG
- a CDS encoding 5-carboxymethyl-2-hydroxymuconate Delta-isomerase: MPHFIIDCSEEIIKQKSPDEIMSAVYDVAEQTGLFSENDIKVRIRPYQYFKLGKNKNNFIHIFGNIMEGRTAEQKTNLSQRIIERLNEMFPDISILSINIREFEKVTYFNKALLNSLNKANDRHLNTEKEAF; encoded by the coding sequence ATGCCACATTTTATTATTGATTGTTCTGAAGAAATCATCAAACAAAAATCACCTGACGAAATAATGAGTGCCGTTTATGATGTTGCAGAACAGACAGGGTTATTTTCTGAAAACGACATTAAGGTGAGAATCCGGCCTTATCAATATTTTAAATTAGGAAAAAATAAAAATAATTTCATTCACATCTTTGGCAACATCATGGAAGGTAGAACTGCTGAACAAAAGACAAATCTTTCCCAAAGAATAATTGAACGACTTAATGAAATGTTTCCGGATATTTCTATTTTATCAATCAATATCCGGGAATTCGAAAAAGTAACCTATTTCAATAAAGCATTACTGAATTCACTTAATAAAGCTAATGACAGACATTTAAATACAGAGAAGGAAGCATTTTAA
- a CDS encoding nuclear transport factor 2 family protein, translating into MKIIAGHNVAFCFATMKCRNRNLRRVYEDLDFRLTIGLQKINDQWTILHEHHSIPAINS; encoded by the coding sequence ATGAAAATTATAGCCGGCCATAATGTTGCTTTTTGTTTTGCAACAATGAAATGCCGTAACAGAAACCTAAGGAGAGTTTATGAGGACTTAGATTTTCGGCTAACAATTGGCCTGCAAAAGATTAACGATCAATGGACAATCCTGCATGAACACCATTCCATACCCGCTATTAATTCTTAA
- a CDS encoding transcriptional regulator has translation MKLSINGLHKAFESRIRLGIMSALAVNEMLDFNSLKDYLDLTDGNLASHLKGLEKEKFIGVKKSFVGRKPNTKYFVTKGGIQAFDDHLKALEKLIKSQK, from the coding sequence GTGAAATTATCAATTAATGGTTTGCATAAAGCATTTGAAAGCAGGATCAGGCTTGGCATTATGTCGGCGCTGGCTGTTAATGAAATGCTTGATTTTAATTCATTGAAGGATTATCTTGATCTGACCGATGGCAACCTGGCAAGCCACCTCAAAGGGTTGGAAAAAGAAAAATTTATTGGCGTGAAAAAGTCTTTTGTTGGCAGAAAACCGAATACCAAATATTTTGTAACCAAAGGTGGAATACAAGCCTTCGATGATCATCTTAAAGCATTGGAGAAATTAATTAAATCACAGAAATAA
- a CDS encoding nuclear transport factor 2 family protein, whose product MKKLNFITPKDLLDTYYKGFAQKQGWEAVISDDFKFVGGDMSKTEPIVGKQAYIDIIKRFSQLFQNMRPKQMIIDGDNACGIENYDYIFPNGKAINGDVATIWKVKNNKLDALTIFFDTIIFQVENLKRNNLEY is encoded by the coding sequence ATCAAAAAACTAAATTTTATAACACCAAAAGACCTTCTTGACACCTATTATAAAGGGTTTGCGCAAAAGCAAGGTTGGGAGGCAGTAATTTCTGACGACTTCAAATTTGTAGGTGGCGACATGTCAAAGACAGAACCAATCGTAGGCAAACAAGCCTATATTGACATCATCAAACGCTTCTCACAATTATTTCAAAACATGCGACCTAAGCAAATGATAATAGACGGCGACAACGCATGTGGTATTGAGAATTACGATTATATATTTCCAAATGGCAAAGCAATCAATGGAGACGTTGCAACAATATGGAAAGTAAAGAATAACAAGCTTGATGCGTTAACTATATTTTTTGACACGATAATATTCCAAGTCGAAAACTTGAAACGGAACAACCTCGAATATTAA